From one Aeropyrum camini SY1 = JCM 12091 genomic stretch:
- a CDS encoding HD domain-containing protein has translation MDKWPCSFIDKVGRCHPLDLHNLRVAFILKHLFEQRLSALTPTARSLEAFTSLEKPLLQAALLAAVFHDVGKSSNLYRVWAGRGKASFAMHEHVSALTLLKGFEEISIESSLGCTTVARVAASALARHHTAMKGRHPDDVARGGSKAVKTIVEASSKLSPDLAPSSVLVSTLEKLAREGFIRAAEAGSKGVEAVRSHLYYTTTEGIIKQARAIGISTVNEAMLLAAVQAVAGALIVSDILVAWRERGEEDRPAKAYAASWIRELNAREALEKAVREDPEFMGQSIEASLQDLVGKCISV, from the coding sequence TTGGACAAGTGGCCCTGCTCCTTCATAGATAAAGTAGGACGCTGCCACCCCCTCGACCTCCACAACCTTAGGGTAGCATTTATCCTGAAGCATCTCTTCGAACAAAGACTATCGGCCCTCACCCCAACAGCGAGGTCGCTAGAAGCATTTACGAGCCTAGAGAAGCCCCTCCTCCAGGCAGCCTTACTTGCCGCGGTTTTCCACGATGTAGGAAAGTCCTCCAATCTCTACAGGGTATGGGCTGGAAGGGGGAAGGCTAGCTTCGCGATGCACGAGCATGTTTCAGCACTAACCCTACTAAAGGGGTTTGAAGAAATCTCCATAGAATCTAGTTTAGGCTGCACGACCGTGGCCCGCGTAGCCGCATCGGCGTTAGCCAGGCACCACACGGCTATGAAGGGCAGGCACCCTGATGACGTGGCGAGAGGAGGTAGCAAAGCGGTCAAAACTATTGTGGAAGCTTCTTCTAAACTATCGCCAGACCTGGCGCCCTCGTCTGTTCTGGTAAGCACGCTGGAGAAACTAGCCAGAGAAGGCTTTATAAGGGCGGCAGAGGCCGGGTCGAAGGGTGTTGAGGCTGTGAGAAGTCATCTATATTACACAACGACAGAGGGAATTATAAAGCAGGCTAGGGCAATTGGAATAAGCACCGTGAACGAGGCTATGCTGCTCGCGGCGGTGCAGGCTGTAGCAGGGGCACTCATAGTTAGCGACATACTAGTGGCCTGGAGAGAACGGGGTGAGGAGGACAGGCCTGCTAAAGCCTATGCTGCAAGCTGGATAAGGGAGCTCAATGCTCGTGAAGCACTCGAGAAAGCTGTTAGAGAGGATCCGGAGTTTATGGGGCAGTCTATTGAAGCCTCCTTACAAGACCTAGTCGGGAAGTGTATATCAGTATAG
- the cas6 gene encoding CRISPR system precrRNA processing endoribonuclease RAMP protein Cas6, which yields MPSRKTLFKSLHGEGAVALVVLRLTVLKDGILPPFTSRTLKSIAAKARCLETVWTLYESAPSYKPVSIRVLRTSSMKPMYRVERKGNDRPFIVKRGHILFGYLAFYTRESLATPPLCNEDVDIDYTAFHVETEQATFRRLDSLGKGDYSRVKIEFVTPVTITTKIMAPPLSSTRLLEKLLSRTREAYRLLPSPGYIAAQAARVWVALASASNPRGHHIPYAVGRLADIMVAEVDFWLRPETVVYGREDGDKLRKVRGVRGYVVYEPLNDGIKYDFSRLLDFASYMGIGKSRSIGFGEIRVEYI from the coding sequence ATGCCTTCTCGGAAAACCCTGTTCAAATCTCTCCACGGCGAGGGGGCTGTGGCACTGGTAGTCCTGAGGCTTACAGTCCTTAAAGACGGTATACTACCCCCCTTCACTTCTAGAACCCTCAAGAGCATCGCCGCCAAGGCTAGGTGCCTCGAGACTGTTTGGACCCTATACGAGTCGGCGCCGAGCTACAAGCCGGTTAGCATAAGGGTTCTGAGGACCTCGTCTATGAAGCCCATGTACAGGGTTGAGAGGAAGGGAAATGATAGGCCCTTCATCGTTAAACGGGGGCATATACTGTTCGGATATCTCGCGTTTTACACAAGAGAGAGCCTGGCCACGCCTCCCCTCTGCAACGAGGACGTTGACATCGACTATACAGCATTCCACGTTGAAACGGAGCAGGCGACTTTTAGAAGGCTAGACTCCCTTGGGAAAGGCGATTACAGCAGAGTGAAGATCGAGTTCGTCACACCAGTAACTATAACCACCAAGATTATGGCGCCGCCCCTCTCCAGCACCCGCCTCCTAGAAAAGCTGTTGTCCAGGACTAGGGAGGCCTACAGGCTGCTTCCCAGCCCGGGCTACATAGCTGCGCAGGCCGCGAGAGTGTGGGTGGCACTAGCCTCGGCGTCGAACCCCAGGGGACACCATATACCCTACGCGGTTGGAAGGCTAGCCGACATAATGGTGGCTGAGGTTGACTTTTGGCTGAGGCCGGAGACCGTGGTGTATGGTAGAGAGGATGGAGACAAACTCCGGAAGGTTAGAGGTGTCAGAGGCTACGTTGTCTACGAGCCTCTAAACGACGGTATCAAGTATGACTTCTCAAGACTCTTAGACTTTGCCTCCTACATGGGCATAGGCAAAAGCAGGAGCATAGGATTCGGAGAGATAAGGGTTGAATACATTTAA
- a CDS encoding ABC transporter permease subunit encodes MASSTLVLGGYIAYSSANAISGEVQGRTFWILLSSPYRRGLVLISKYLVAVAAASSASASTLAALALSARVYGVEVDLARYLILYTAGTVYLASVASLGILLGAVTLSPRAPWTAAGMVIAMYFVDTLTLDTRLERLGAIALTRYHDALGIVLGGECQATTWRC; translated from the coding sequence ATGGCTTCTTCTACACTTGTACTAGGAGGCTACATAGCCTACTCCTCGGCTAACGCTATATCGGGCGAGGTGCAGGGGAGGACGTTTTGGATACTTCTCTCATCCCCCTATAGGAGGGGGCTCGTCCTCATCTCCAAATACCTGGTGGCGGTTGCTGCAGCCTCCTCGGCCTCCGCCTCGACACTAGCGGCCTTAGCCCTATCCGCAAGGGTGTACGGTGTTGAGGTCGATCTTGCAAGATACTTGATCCTCTACACGGCGGGCACTGTTTACCTCGCTTCCGTGGCCTCCCTGGGAATCCTATTAGGGGCTGTGACTCTCTCGCCAAGGGCCCCCTGGACCGCCGCAGGGATGGTTATTGCCATGTACTTCGTGGACACACTAACCCTCGACACAAGGCTAGAGCGCCTAGGAGCCATAGCCCTAACGAGGTACCACGACGCCCTGGGTATAGTACTTGGGGGGGAGTGCCAGGCCACGACCTGGCGGTGCTAG
- a CDS encoding ABC transporter ATP-binding protein — translation MESVIEVERLVKRYGSVEALRDVSFSVLSGEVFGYLGPNGAGKTTTIRIIMGLSRPTSGSARVFGVELYKPGGSGVRSRVGYVPGVFEFYGGVSGGRILDYWCQLAGGCSRGVVRELLEAFPLPLESAVGTYSRGMKQMLALVMAFSHEPDLVVMDEPTTGLDPLARGRVLDFVRSKAREGVTVFFSSHVLSEVQRVADRVGLLRSGVLVALEDVSSLLRKSGKVV, via the coding sequence GTGGAGTCTGTTATTGAGGTTGAGAGGCTTGTTAAGAGGTATGGCTCTGTTGAGGCTTTGAGGGATGTTTCCTTCAGCGTGCTATCCGGGGAGGTTTTCGGCTATCTTGGGCCAAATGGGGCTGGGAAGACGACGACTATAAGGATTATAATGGGGCTTTCCAGGCCTACTAGCGGTTCTGCTAGGGTTTTCGGTGTGGAGCTTTACAAGCCTGGGGGGAGCGGTGTGAGAAGTAGGGTAGGCTATGTGCCCGGCGTGTTTGAGTTCTACGGTGGGGTGTCGGGCGGTAGGATACTGGATTACTGGTGCCAGCTAGCCGGGGGTTGTAGCCGGGGTGTTGTGAGGGAGCTTCTGGAGGCTTTCCCGCTGCCGCTGGAGAGTGCTGTGGGCACATACTCTAGGGGTATGAAGCAGATGCTTGCACTGGTTATGGCGTTCTCCCACGAGCCCGATCTGGTGGTCATGGATGAGCCTACTACGGGTCTCGATCCCCTAGCCCGGGGTAGGGTTCTGGATTTTGTGAGGAGTAAGGCTCGGGAGGGTGTAACCGTGTTCTTCTCCTCCCACGTGCTGAGCGAGGTTCAGAGGGTGGCTGATAGGGTGGGCCTGCTACGGAGTGGCGTGTTAGTGGCTCTTGAGGATGTCTCCTCCCTCCTCAGGAAATCGGGGAAGGTTGTATAA
- a CDS encoding PIN domain-containing protein has protein sequence MEYFRGSEKGAIVKQLLDTQEGHTPSIVLAEIARKYRREGFDTDEILIRLLFIESKTGIVSIDVKVSLKASEVYLELLELSKKWKLRTPSLADAIVYSIAILKQDKLVTGDKLFRDIENVNLYWRLEIDAACSSYNI, from the coding sequence ATTGAATATTTCAGAGGCAGCGAGAAGGGCGCTATAGTGAAGCAGCTTCTAGATACTCAAGAAGGACATACTCCGTCAATAGTCCTAGCCGAAATAGCTAGAAAGTATAGAAGAGAAGGCTTCGATACAGACGAGATTCTCATAAGACTATTATTTATTGAAAGTAAGACAGGAATAGTGTCTATTGATGTAAAGGTATCCTTGAAAGCTTCCGAAGTATATTTGGAATTACTAGAGCTATCTAAAAAGTGGAAGCTAAGAACACCTAGCCTAGCTGATGCAATAGTGTATTCTATCGCGATACTAAAGCAGGATAAACTAGTCACTGGAGACAAATTATTTAGAGATATAGAAAATGTTAATTTATATTGGAGATTAGAAATAGATGCCGCGTGTTCCTCATATAATATTTAG
- a CDS encoding type II toxin-antitoxin system RelE family toxin: protein MNTFNIKVKRRAFRALERLPRDYRLRVLEVLDELSINPIPFREYDLKKLKGYEDTFRIRIGDIRIVYTIDWDARNITVHYVGHRERAY from the coding sequence ATGAATACTTTTAATATAAAAGTAAAACGCCGAGCTTTCAGGGCCTTAGAGCGCCTCCCCAGGGATTATAGACTTAGAGTATTAGAAGTTCTTGACGAACTATCCATTAACCCAATTCCGTTTAGAGAATATGATTTAAAGAAGCTCAAAGGATACGAAGATACATTTAGAATTCGCATAGGGGACATACGTATTGTTTACACTATAGATTGGGACGCTAGGAATATTACAGTACATTACGTAGGACATAGAGAACGTGCATATTAA
- a CDS encoding type II toxin-antitoxin system PemK/MazF family toxin yields the protein MLKNSSKYKQGDIVVLELPFTDLLGSKLRPVLVLNAIDLGDDMIVAKITSSPGLHRIPITQSDLSIGRLKKETSYIDCSSIFTVEKKLVVKVVGRLTDESLLKVKKELSSIFGLK from the coding sequence ATGCTGAAGAACTCTTCGAAGTATAAACAAGGAGACATTGTAGTCCTAGAGCTCCCGTTCACAGACTTGCTAGGCTCTAAACTAAGGCCTGTCTTAGTATTGAATGCGATAGACTTGGGAGACGATATGATAGTGGCAAAGATAACCAGCTCTCCAGGCCTGCATAGAATACCGATAACGCAATCAGACTTATCTATTGGCCGATTAAAGAAGGAGACAAGCTATATAGACTGTTCAAGCATTTTTACAGTGGAGAAGAAATTAGTTGTGAAGGTCGTCGGTAGGCTTACTGACGAGTCTCTACTAAAGGTTAAGAAGGAATTAAGTAGTATTTTTGGCTTAAAGTAA
- a CDS encoding antitoxin AF2212-like protein, protein MSEIEGIVKGGVIIPLKPLTELEGKKVKIKIIDVEGIDVEKLYSYLRLLREGEDAEELFEV, encoded by the coding sequence ATGTCTGAGATAGAGGGTATTGTTAAAGGCGGCGTGATTATCCCACTCAAACCTTTAACGGAACTTGAGGGTAAGAAAGTCAAAATAAAGATAATAGATGTTGAGGGGATTGATGTAGAGAAGCTCTACTCATACCTTAGACTCTTAAGGGAGGGTGAAGATGCTGAAGAACTCTTCGAAGTATAA
- a CDS encoding AbrB/MazE/SpoVT family DNA-binding domain-containing protein, with the protein MSLSRGGVRRLQKLGSSSLVVTLPKEWVREMGLKQGDPVYVVIEGGSLRIVPAVNSETYAASRVRLTGVDPGDATRVLWCAYVLGPEEVVLENVGDDVYNMLRDATSGFIGVDVVRDEYSVSISILVDPSKLDLRAVIRSVASDLRDIAELLAEAASGSDVEEEAERARIRLQRSITLAERYLMGVIGSHTGQQDARATASKLLAVNFLGLAASTLLDAVKTLSRGGGDASKDTLDALTALSTVASEAALNVASESLKRSSEVLASIAKLRSRVEELIYSDKTSKTEAVALARVLESLRHLHLATTLIYCTLKVAQNQGAQRTA; encoded by the coding sequence GTGAGTCTCAGTAGAGGGGGTGTGAGGAGGCTCCAGAAGCTCGGGTCAAGCAGCCTGGTAGTCACGCTCCCCAAAGAGTGGGTTAGGGAGATGGGTCTGAAGCAGGGTGACCCCGTCTACGTTGTCATAGAGGGCGGTAGCCTGAGGATAGTTCCGGCGGTCAACAGCGAGACCTACGCGGCCTCTAGGGTCAGGCTCACCGGGGTCGACCCCGGCGACGCCACTAGGGTGCTGTGGTGCGCCTACGTCCTTGGGCCTGAGGAGGTTGTGCTGGAGAATGTTGGCGACGACGTGTATAACATGCTCCGCGACGCCACATCAGGGTTTATAGGGGTGGACGTCGTCAGGGACGAGTATAGCGTGAGCATATCCATACTCGTAGACCCATCCAAGCTGGACCTAAGGGCTGTAATCAGGAGCGTGGCAAGTGATCTTAGAGACATTGCAGAGCTTCTGGCAGAGGCCGCCAGTGGCTCGGATGTTGAGGAGGAGGCTGAGAGGGCCAGGATAAGGCTCCAGAGGAGCATAACACTCGCCGAGAGATACCTCATGGGTGTTATAGGCTCCCACACAGGACAGCAGGATGCAAGAGCCACAGCCTCAAAACTCCTCGCAGTAAACTTCCTAGGCCTGGCAGCCTCGACGCTCCTAGACGCCGTCAAAACCCTTAGCAGGGGGGGAGGCGATGCCTCGAAGGACACTCTCGACGCTCTGACGGCGCTATCCACAGTAGCATCGGAGGCGGCGCTAAACGTGGCCAGCGAGAGCCTGAAGAGGAGCAGTGAGGTCCTCGCAAGCATAGCCAAGCTAAGGTCAAGGGTAGAAGAGCTAATATACAGCGACAAGACCAGCAAGACAGAGGCGGTAGCCCTAGCCCGGGTTTTAGAGAGCCTCCGGCACCTACACCTAGCCACAACACTCATATACTGCACGCTAAAAGTAGCCCAAAACCAGGGAGCCCAGAGAACAGCGTAA
- a CDS encoding Cdc6/Cdc18 family protein, protein MADPLEEVFTAALESRIFRKRWVLLPDYVPEELPHREAELRRLAEVLAPALRGEKPSNALLYGLTGTGKTAVARLVLRRLEARASGLGVMVKPIYVNARHRETPYRVASAIAEAIGVRVPFTGLSVGEVYERLVKRLSRLRGIHIIVLDEIDFLPKRPGGQDLLYRITRINQELGERVWVSLVGITNSLGFVENLEPRVKSSLGEVELVFPPYTAPQLRDILDARAAEAFNPDVLDPDVVPLCAALAAREHGDARRALDLLRVAGEIAERRRENRVRREHVYSARAEIERDRVSEVVRTLPLHAKLVLLSIMMLEEGGKPASTGEIYERYKELTSTLGLEHVTLRRVSGIISELDMLGIVKSRVVSRGRYGKTREVSLDADRLAVENALSEDPFVARLL, encoded by the coding sequence CTGGCGGACCCGCTTGAGGAGGTTTTCACGGCGGCGCTGGAGAGCAGGATATTCAGGAAGCGGTGGGTTCTGCTGCCCGACTATGTTCCGGAGGAGCTTCCCCACAGGGAGGCTGAGCTCAGGAGGCTTGCCGAGGTCCTGGCGCCGGCGTTGAGGGGTGAGAAGCCTAGCAACGCCCTTCTATACGGCCTCACTGGGACGGGTAAGACTGCTGTTGCGAGGCTTGTGCTGCGGAGGCTTGAGGCGAGGGCCAGCGGCCTGGGCGTTATGGTTAAGCCTATCTACGTCAATGCCAGGCACAGGGAGACGCCCTACAGGGTGGCATCAGCCATAGCCGAGGCCATAGGCGTGAGGGTGCCTTTCACGGGGCTCAGCGTGGGCGAGGTTTATGAGAGGCTTGTGAAGAGGCTCTCCCGGCTCAGGGGGATACACATTATAGTCCTAGACGAGATAGACTTCCTCCCAAAGAGGCCCGGAGGGCAGGACCTGCTCTACAGGATAACAAGGATAAACCAGGAGCTAGGAGAGAGGGTGTGGGTAAGCCTTGTGGGCATAACCAACAGCCTCGGCTTCGTAGAGAACCTTGAGCCCAGGGTTAAGAGCAGCCTCGGCGAGGTGGAGCTCGTCTTCCCACCATACACAGCCCCCCAGCTGAGGGACATTCTCGACGCGAGGGCTGCTGAAGCCTTCAACCCAGACGTGCTCGACCCTGATGTCGTCCCCCTCTGCGCAGCCCTAGCGGCTAGGGAGCATGGGGATGCGAGGAGGGCGCTTGACCTGCTGAGGGTTGCCGGGGAGATTGCGGAGAGGAGGAGGGAGAATAGGGTTAGGAGGGAGCACGTCTACTCGGCGCGGGCAGAGATAGAGAGGGATAGGGTCTCGGAGGTGGTGCGAACCCTCCCCCTCCACGCCAAGCTAGTCCTACTGAGCATAATGATGCTGGAGGAGGGCGGGAAGCCCGCCTCAACCGGGGAGATCTACGAGCGCTATAAAGAGCTCACCTCCACACTAGGCCTAGAGCACGTCACGCTGAGGAGGGTAAGCGGGATAATAAGCGAGCTAGACATGCTCGGCATCGTGAAGAGCAGAGTAGTGAGCCGGGGACGCTACGGCAAGACGAGGGAGGTCTCCCTAGACGCAGACAGGCTAGCGGTGGAGAACGCCCTCTCGGAAGACCCCTTCGTGGCAAGGCTGCTGTAA
- a CDS encoding DUF99 family protein — MAGVVVGCDDGRVEKLGPEAGFTIVACISWDARLRTPVDGALGLVRVDGVDASSVLAGLVLKLGAAGKPVLLDSLTIAGFNIVSPPALERLVGSPVLAVYNYRPSMERLVAGLRSSGLPLAGERMRVLSLVEGAVEAETPRGTVYLVAWGMEAPEAVRLAVETQVYGRKPEPVRIAHYTASEASEALKRG; from the coding sequence TTGGCCGGGGTCGTCGTGGGGTGTGATGACGGCAGGGTCGAAAAGCTGGGGCCAGAGGCGGGCTTCACTATAGTTGCCTGCATCTCCTGGGACGCTAGGCTTCGCACCCCAGTGGACGGTGCTCTTGGTCTCGTTAGGGTTGATGGTGTGGACGCGTCGAGCGTGCTGGCCGGTCTAGTCTTGAAGCTGGGTGCAGCAGGAAAGCCGGTACTACTGGACAGCTTGACAATAGCGGGGTTTAACATAGTCTCCCCGCCGGCCCTGGAGAGGCTTGTAGGCAGCCCGGTGCTAGCCGTCTACAACTACAGGCCTTCCATGGAGAGGCTTGTAGCCGGGCTGAGGTCCTCAGGCCTGCCCCTAGCGGGGGAGAGGATGAGGGTTCTGAGCCTCGTAGAGGGTGCTGTCGAGGCCGAGACACCCCGGGGGACAGTCTATCTAGTGGCTTGGGGCATGGAGGCCCCCGAGGCCGTTAGACTCGCCGTGGAAACCCAGGTCTACGGTAGGAAGCCCGAGCCGGTGAGGATAGCTCACTACACCGCCTCAGAGGCCTCTGAGGCCCTCAAGCGGGGGTAG
- the moaA gene encoding GTP 3',8-cyclase MoaA, whose amino-acid sequence MSPTLAGGQEGAGVVDAYGRPLRDLRIAITPECNLDCFFCHMEGATESGPMRPGSWSPVLSVEDYDIIGEAASRLGVDSFKLTGGEPLIRGDVEKIVAVLAKYGEVSMTTNGILLPLKASSLRRAGLARVNVSLHSISEEVYEKITRRRAVKLALKGVEAALKAGLRVKVNMVLLRGLNEGEFWRILRLAEDLGFDLQVIEVHPAGRGRRVLSSFRRPIDVVEERLSSMAMAVETGRLHNRRVYRLPSGVRVYLVDPVENPVFCMGCYRVRLTWDGRLLPCIYWKGPYPNVAEALRRGGSRGEKVWRVMKVLLEANALRRPTYLFRLGDGQEPPRIGNRRGLRLALPGRAKAERLAYSSLEAPLIEG is encoded by the coding sequence TTGTCTCCAACACTAGCAGGTGGCCAAGAGGGGGCTGGGGTAGTCGATGCTTATGGAAGGCCCCTCAGGGACCTCCGCATAGCCATAACCCCCGAGTGCAACCTTGACTGCTTCTTCTGCCATATGGAGGGAGCAACGGAGTCCGGCCCCATGAGGCCTGGCAGCTGGAGCCCCGTGTTGAGTGTAGAGGATTACGATATAATCGGTGAGGCGGCTAGCAGGCTGGGTGTTGATAGTTTCAAGCTGACGGGCGGGGAGCCGCTTATCAGGGGTGATGTGGAGAAGATTGTTGCAGTTCTCGCCAAGTACGGTGAGGTCTCTATGACCACCAACGGGATACTCCTGCCTCTCAAGGCTTCTAGCCTCAGGAGGGCGGGCCTGGCGAGGGTTAATGTGTCTCTACACTCTATCAGCGAGGAGGTCTACGAGAAGATAACCAGGAGACGGGCGGTAAAGCTTGCCCTGAAGGGTGTGGAGGCTGCTTTGAAGGCTGGCTTGAGGGTAAAGGTAAACATGGTCCTCCTCAGGGGGCTTAACGAGGGGGAGTTCTGGAGGATACTTAGGCTGGCCGAGGACCTTGGCTTCGACCTCCAGGTTATAGAGGTCCACCCGGCTGGCAGGGGGAGGAGGGTCCTATCCAGCTTCAGGAGACCCATAGACGTTGTGGAGGAGAGGCTGTCTTCCATGGCTATGGCGGTAGAGACGGGGAGGCTCCACAACAGGAGGGTGTACAGGCTGCCCAGCGGCGTGAGAGTATACCTTGTGGACCCGGTGGAGAACCCTGTTTTCTGCATGGGCTGCTACAGGGTGAGGCTCACGTGGGACGGCAGGCTCCTCCCCTGCATCTACTGGAAGGGGCCTTACCCAAACGTGGCCGAGGCTCTGAGGAGGGGGGGCAGTAGGGGGGAAAAGGTGTGGAGGGTGATGAAGGTCCTGCTTGAGGCCAACGCCCTTAGGAGGCCCACATACCTCTTCCGCCTGGGCGACGGGCAGGAGCCCCCAAGAATCGGTAATAGGAGGGGGCTTAGGCTCGCGCTGCCCGGCAGAGCTAAGGCTGAGCGCCTCGCGTACTCCAGCCTGGAGGCACCCCTCATAGAAGGGTAG
- a CDS encoding DUF6036 family nucleotidyltransferase: MVQDSCEDSLSGAANIHPTLLLIAKILNDLGIRALLIGARSLIIHGIRLGRETKDWDVTIDKPFTTDLRDAITRELRSRDFKVQWRKWGLLVEDDIRVDINYAPLTLDKEFVERSKKLSENLLLPSLEDIIVLKLMSGEKKDITDLKRILSQEWHKLDKDYLYKRARQAGLEKELARLVRRLSLK, from the coding sequence ATGGTTCAGGATTCTTGCGAGGATTCCCTATCAGGGGCCGCAAACATCCATCCGACGCTGCTTCTCATCGCTAAAATTCTAAATGATCTAGGCATACGAGCCCTCCTTATAGGTGCTAGGAGCTTGATAATACATGGAATAAGGTTAGGGAGAGAGACGAAGGACTGGGACGTAACTATCGATAAACCGTTCACTACAGATTTGAGGGATGCAATAACGAGGGAGCTGAGGTCCAGAGACTTCAAGGTTCAGTGGCGTAAGTGGGGACTTCTCGTAGAGGACGATATACGTGTTGATATAAACTATGCCCCTCTGACCCTGGATAAAGAATTCGTTGAGAGAAGCAAGAAGCTCTCAGAGAACCTGCTCCTGCCAAGCCTAGAAGACATTATAGTGCTAAAGCTCATGTCGGGAGAAAAGAAAGACATAACCGACCTCAAGCGAATACTAAGCCAGGAATGGCACAAACTAGACAAAGACTATCTCTATAAGAGGGCGCGTCAGGCGGGCCTGGAGAAAGAGCTGGCCAGACTCGTCAGGAGGTTGAGTCTAAAATGA
- a CDS encoding (Fe-S)-binding protein: MAREGLDGTLEFLKVETSKCIYCGFCEPVCPTLPFGKHRGYGPRGRVFSARLVALDGKATEGDLESLYSCLLCGACMEVCPARIDIVSVVRAARALISGLEGV; the protein is encoded by the coding sequence TTGGCCAGGGAAGGTTTAGACGGGACCCTCGAGTTCCTCAAGGTAGAGACGTCCAAGTGCATTTACTGCGGGTTCTGCGAGCCAGTGTGCCCCACCCTACCCTTCGGCAAGCACAGGGGCTACGGGCCTAGGGGCCGTGTCTTCTCAGCCCGCCTAGTAGCCCTCGACGGCAAGGCCACAGAGGGGGATCTGGAATCCCTATACTCATGCCTCCTCTGCGGGGCGTGCATGGAGGTGTGCCCAGCAAGGATAGACATTGTCTCCGTCGTTAGGGCAGCCAGAGCCCTAATCTCAGGCTTAGAAGGTGTTTAG